A section of the Solea solea chromosome 17, fSolSol10.1, whole genome shotgun sequence genome encodes:
- the ppil4 gene encoding peptidyl-prolyl cis-trans isomerase-like 4 produces the protein MAVLLETTLGDIVIDLYTDERPKTSLNFLKLCKIKYYNYCLVHNVQRDFIVQSGDPTGTGRGGESIYSKLYGDQASFFDVEKVPRIKHKKSGTVSMVNNGHDQHGSQFLITTGENLSYLDGVHTVFGEVSEGMDVLAKINETFVDKDFVPFQDIRINHTVILEDPFDDPPDLPVPDRSPEPTKEQLDSGRIGADEVIDDTTGKEAEELEERLKEKEAKTQAILLEMVGDLPDADMRPPENVLFVCKLNPVTTDEDLEIIFSRFGLIKSCEIIRDWKTGNSLCYAFIEFDKQDECEKAYFKMDNVLIDDRRIHVDFSQSVAKIKWKGKGGKYTKDDFKAYEKDVENRSKLALKDQMKPKQDSKYELLMDDDHEETSQRHLEKKHKDKRHHHHHSGDEESRKSKKHKDTEESQRDRKTGRQRSRSRSRSRSRDRDHKHSKSRVKHGKEGRNKGYKDRSRSRSPKKSKDKDRSRHR, from the exons ATGGCGGTGCTCCTTGAAACAACACTGGGCGATATTGTGATTGATTTGTACACAGACGAAAGACCTAAAA CTTCCCTGAACTTTCTGAAATTGTGCAAGATAAagtactacaactactgcctcGTCCACAATGTCCAG CGAGACTTCATTGTACAGAGTGGAGATCCCACTGGTACCGGCCGTGGTGGAGAATCAATCTATAG CAAACTCTATGGGGACCAGGCCAGCTTTTTTGATGTGGAGAAAGTGCCACGaatcaaacacaaaaagagCGGGACTGTGTCCATGGTGAACAATGGACACGATCAGCATGGTTCTCAG TTCCTTATCACCACAGGTGAGAACCTCAGCTATCTCGATGGAGTCCACACTGTGTTTGGGGAAGTTTCTGAAGGCATGGATGTCTTGGCCAAAATCAATGAGACCTTTGTTGACAAGGACTTTGTTCCTTTTCAGGATATCAG GATAAACCACACAGTCATCCTGGAGGACCCATTCGATGACCCTCCCGACCTGCCAGTGCCTGATCGATCTCCTGAGCCCACCAAAGAGCAGCTGGAT AGTGGAAGAATTGGTGCAGATGAAGTGATTGACGATACGACTGGGAAGGAGGCTGAGGAGCTTGAGGAGAGGCTGAAGGAGAAAGAGGCCAAGACTCAGGCCATCCTGCTGGAGAtg GTGGGCGACCTCCCTGATGCAGACATGAGGCCACCAGAGAACgtgctgtttgtgtgcaaaCTGAACCCTGTCACCACAGATGAGGACTTGGAGATCATCTTCTCACGCTTTGGCCTCATCAAAAG CTGTGAGATCATCAGAGACTGGAAAACTGGAAATTCCCTCTGTTACGCTTTTATCGAGTTTGATAAG CAAGACGAATGTGAAAAGGCATATTTCAAAATGGACAATGTTCTGATTGATGATCGGCGCATTCATGTGgacttcagtcagtcagtggcCAAAATCAAGTGGAAAGGGAaag GTGGGAAGTATACTAAAGATGACTTCAAGGCCTATGAGAAGGACGTGGAAAACCGATCCAAGCTTGCTCTCAAGGACCAAATGAAGCCTAAACAAGA TTCCAAATATGAACTGCTAATGGATGACGACCACGAGGAGACAAGTCAGCGGCACTTGGAGAAGAAGCACAAGGACAAgaggcatcatcatcatcattctggTGATGAAGAGAGCAGGAAGTCCAAGAAACAcaag GACACTGAGGAGAGCCAGCGTGACAGGAAAACAGGCCGCCAGCgctccagatccagatccagatcccGCTCCAGAGACAGGGACCACAAACACAGCAAGTCACGTGTCAAACATGGGAAAGAAGGACGCAACAAAGGCTACAAGGACCGGAGCCGCAGCCGCTCCCCGAAAAAGTCCAAGGACAAAGACAGGAGTAGACACAGATGA